The proteins below come from a single Salinilacihabitans rarus genomic window:
- a CDS encoding Cdc6/Cdc18 family protein, with product MIVDGRVLREDFVPSEVVHRHDEVSHLSETIEPLLYDERPETAFLFGPTGVGKTCIARYTVGRLREQLPAVRVAYVNCWQEYTRFRVLYRLLEATDRSFDVHRSTPKDELFERLRRVDEGPIVAILDEVDQLEETEALYDLNRLGHVSLVCIANREEELFASFDDRVRSRLLAGTRVQFDRYGTDELVAILERRATEGLEPDVVTEAQLRTIADAAAGDARVAIGVLRSAARLADRRSDERITDEVLAEAVPNARTAIRRKTVEGLIEHQRVLYDVIAEAGEIAPGDLYDEYERRVDDPKTSRTLRNYLTKMVHYDLIEAVGEKRGRTYRLVDEGVR from the coding sequence GTGATCGTCGACGGGCGCGTCCTCCGCGAGGACTTCGTGCCGAGCGAGGTGGTCCACCGCCACGACGAGGTGAGCCACCTCTCGGAGACCATAGAGCCGCTGCTGTACGACGAACGGCCGGAGACGGCGTTCCTGTTCGGGCCGACCGGCGTCGGCAAGACCTGCATCGCCCGCTACACCGTGGGCCGCCTGCGCGAGCAGTTGCCGGCGGTCCGCGTCGCCTACGTCAACTGCTGGCAGGAGTACACCCGGTTTCGCGTGCTCTACCGGTTGCTCGAGGCGACCGACCGGTCGTTCGACGTCCACCGCTCGACGCCGAAGGACGAACTGTTCGAGCGACTCCGGCGGGTCGACGAGGGGCCGATCGTGGCGATCCTCGACGAGGTCGACCAGCTAGAGGAGACGGAGGCGCTGTACGACCTCAACCGGCTGGGCCACGTCTCGCTCGTCTGCATCGCCAACCGCGAGGAGGAACTGTTCGCGAGCTTCGACGACCGGGTGCGCTCGCGCCTGCTCGCGGGGACGCGGGTGCAGTTCGACCGCTACGGCACCGACGAACTCGTGGCCATCCTCGAACGCCGGGCGACCGAGGGGCTCGAACCCGACGTCGTGACCGAGGCCCAGCTGCGAACGATCGCGGACGCGGCGGCCGGCGACGCCCGGGTGGCCATCGGCGTCCTCCGGTCGGCGGCGCGGCTTGCCGACCGCCGCAGCGACGAGCGCATCACCGACGAGGTGCTGGCTGAGGCGGTGCCGAACGCCAGAACCGCGATCCGCCGGAAGACCGTCGAGGGGCTGATCGAACACCAGCGGGTGCTCTACGACGTGATCGCCGAGGCCGGCGAGATCGCCCCCGGCGACCTCTACGACGAGTACGAGCGCCGCGTCGACGACCCGAAGACCAGCCGGACGCTGCGCAACTACCTGACGAAGATGGTCCACTACGACCTGATCGAGGCCGTCGGCGAGAAGCGCGGGCGAACCTACCGGCTGGTCGACGAGGGCGTCCGGTGA
- a CDS encoding sugar phosphate isomerase/epimerase family protein: MDVAVQLYSLRGLDRPTADLLDLVADTPASGVEFAGVDDPDAVADALDRTGLAPVAAHVLIDDPEADLAGVAETYRAIGCETVVVPWLDAEHFAEPAAVDAAADRLSRLADELAAYDLDLAYHNHDQEFTALADGDAFDRLAAGLDAGLELDVGWAVAAGRDPVALLDRHGDAVDLVHLKDVDGDRPCALGTGDVPLDACVDAARAADVEWSIYEHDEPADPEAALRRDVDRATALLE, translated from the coding sequence ATGGACGTCGCCGTACAACTCTACTCGCTTCGCGGCCTCGACCGCCCGACCGCCGACCTGCTCGACCTCGTCGCGGACACCCCCGCCTCGGGTGTCGAGTTCGCCGGCGTCGACGACCCGGACGCCGTCGCCGACGCGCTCGACCGCACCGGCCTCGCCCCGGTCGCCGCGCACGTCCTGATCGATGATCCGGAAGCCGACCTCGCGGGCGTCGCCGAAACGTACCGCGCGATCGGCTGCGAGACGGTCGTCGTCCCGTGGCTCGACGCCGAGCACTTCGCGGAGCCGGCCGCGGTCGACGCGGCCGCCGACCGCCTCTCGCGGCTCGCCGACGAACTCGCCGCCTACGACCTCGACCTCGCCTACCACAACCACGATCAGGAGTTCACGGCCCTCGCCGACGGGGACGCCTTCGACCGCCTCGCGGCCGGCCTCGACGCGGGCCTCGAACTCGACGTCGGCTGGGCCGTCGCCGCCGGCCGCGACCCCGTCGCGTTGCTCGACCGCCACGGCGACGCGGTCGACCTCGTCCACCTGAAGGACGTCGACGGCGACCGCCCCTGCGCGCTGGGAACCGGCGACGTGCCGCTCGACGCCTGCGTCGACGCCGCCCGCGCCGCCGACGTCGAGTGGTCGATCTACGAACACGACGAGCCGGCCGACCCCGAGGCGGCGCTGCGCCGGGACGTCGACCGGGCGACGGCTCTGCTCGAGTAG
- a CDS encoding glycosyltransferase, with the protein MTRVDTVAAFTDLYLPTVNGVTYTVQLWRERWPRFRGAMPVVYPEMDGHEPRDGEYPIPSVRAPLYPQYRLGLPTIPEDIGSPDLVHVHTPFTIGFAGIRFARKHDLPVVASYHTLLDDRADQHVSGNVLDGVKRTCRLYERSFFERVDHVTAPTAFARDHLLEEVDADVEVTVVSNGIDTDFFRPVDPTSFRERYDLPDDRPILGYTGRHGEEKNIGEAIEAVDGTDLVLVVGGDGPAREDLEAKAAEADAEIRFLGFLDREELPAFYSALDVFVFPSPVETQGLVALEATACGTPVVAVDEGALTDSVIQGETGYRYRRGSIGDLQWAVARTLDEHDRLSDLCRRRRAMLSVEHSLEQLSRIYDDLA; encoded by the coding sequence ATGACGCGAGTCGACACCGTCGCGGCGTTCACCGATCTCTACCTGCCGACGGTCAACGGCGTCACGTACACTGTTCAACTCTGGCGCGAGCGCTGGCCTCGCTTCCGCGGAGCGATGCCCGTCGTCTACCCCGAGATGGACGGCCACGAGCCCCGGGACGGCGAGTACCCGATCCCGAGCGTGCGCGCGCCGCTGTACCCCCAGTACCGCCTCGGCCTCCCGACGATCCCCGAGGACATCGGGTCGCCCGACCTGGTTCACGTCCACACGCCTTTCACCATCGGCTTCGCGGGCATCCGCTTCGCCCGCAAGCACGACCTCCCCGTCGTCGCCTCCTATCACACCCTGCTCGACGACCGCGCCGACCAGCACGTCTCCGGCAACGTCCTCGACGGCGTCAAGCGCACCTGCCGGCTGTACGAACGGTCGTTCTTCGAGCGCGTCGATCACGTCACGGCGCCGACGGCGTTCGCGCGCGACCACCTCCTCGAGGAGGTCGACGCCGACGTCGAGGTGACCGTCGTCTCCAACGGCATCGACACCGACTTCTTCCGGCCGGTCGACCCGACCAGCTTCCGCGAGCGCTACGACCTCCCCGACGACCGCCCGATACTCGGCTACACCGGCCGCCACGGCGAGGAGAAGAACATCGGCGAGGCCATCGAGGCCGTCGACGGCACCGACCTCGTGCTCGTCGTCGGCGGCGACGGCCCCGCCCGGGAGGACCTCGAAGCGAAGGCCGCCGAAGCCGACGCCGAGATTCGATTCCTGGGGTTCCTCGACCGCGAGGAACTCCCCGCGTTCTACTCCGCGCTCGACGTCTTCGTCTTCCCCAGCCCCGTCGAGACCCAGGGGCTCGTCGCGCTCGAAGCGACCGCCTGTGGCACCCCCGTCGTCGCCGTCGACGAGGGGGCGCTCACCGACTCGGTGATCCAGGGCGAGACCGGCTACCGCTACCGCCGGGGGAGCATCGGCGACCTCCAGTGGGCCGTCGCCAGAACTCTCGACGAGCACGACCGCCTCTCGGACCTCTGCCGGCGCCGCCGGGCGATGCTCTCGGTTGAGCACTCGCTCGAACAGCTGTCGCGGATCTACGACGACCTCGCGTAG
- a CDS encoding ubiquitin-like small modifier protein 1, which translates to MELDLRFFATFREAVGRKELSREFDDDASVGDVLAALESEYGGLDGQLLADGEIRPQLSVLKNGRDVVHMAGVETSLEEGDRLSVFPPVAGG; encoded by the coding sequence ATGGAACTCGACCTGCGGTTTTTCGCCACCTTCCGCGAGGCCGTCGGCCGGAAGGAACTCTCGCGGGAGTTCGACGACGACGCCTCCGTCGGCGACGTCCTCGCGGCGCTCGAATCGGAGTACGGCGGCCTCGACGGGCAGTTGCTCGCCGACGGCGAGATCCGGCCGCAGTTGAGCGTGCTGAAGAACGGCCGCGACGTCGTCCACATGGCCGGCGTGGAGACGTCGCTCGAAGAAGGCGACCGACTGTCGGTGTTCCCGCCGGTCGCGGGCGGCTGA
- a CDS encoding glycoside hydrolase family 32 protein: protein MSDERRVACLYLETQSREQRAAVEWASEAGEVEAVPMAAVRDGRADLAAYDVCWWHRDAPLSVTDRVAACRPAIESYLEGGGGLLLTLHALSAVAAWGIDPVPPDAAGREELPEPTGYLRKAIYADHPVFDGFERLRVPTREPTPSSPFARYERLLPERADVLGCTVRGPDDVPHEATLFSWRVGDGAVLGAGTALAFAGDADHAGNGRRLVGNALRYLAGDADGGGSPVPTGRPKAAAGLRAMRAALADDPHRPRYHLAPPANWLNDPNGLFEWNGRYHVFYQYNPGGPYHHAIHWGHAVSDDLVRWRDEPVALTPSPNGPDRDGCWSGCAIDDDGVPALLYTGGRDRKQLPCLATAADDDLRSWHKHDANPIIDAAPADLDVLETDHWAAEFRDHCVWREDGTWYHVIGSGVRDVGGAALLYRGEDLESWAYVGPLLVGDWDGAGEVWECPELLDLGARDLLHVSNYEEVRYFLGETDLGTGTFEPEERGLLDYGDYYAPQSMTLSDGRTLTWGWLPEARSAAAQWDAGWSGTLSLPRELSLGEDGTLRQRPAAELEALRGDPLVDATLAPSAGEPVSVADGRALELALEVGLGGAEAVDLRLFETPDGAERTVLRYDGESVTVDRRRSSRDPEATETAQSMPVDADGPLSLRVFVDGSVIEAFANERRCLTSRVYPTLADATGVSLAADGGDARVACTVWRLEGAWDPE from the coding sequence ATGAGCGACGAGCGCCGGGTGGCCTGCCTGTACCTCGAGACGCAGTCACGGGAGCAGCGGGCCGCCGTCGAGTGGGCGAGCGAGGCCGGCGAGGTCGAGGCCGTCCCGATGGCCGCGGTCCGCGACGGACGCGCCGACCTCGCCGCGTACGACGTCTGCTGGTGGCACCGCGACGCCCCCCTGTCGGTGACCGACCGCGTGGCCGCCTGCCGGCCCGCGATCGAGTCCTATCTGGAGGGCGGGGGCGGTCTGTTGCTGACGCTGCACGCCCTCTCGGCGGTCGCCGCCTGGGGGATCGACCCCGTCCCGCCGGACGCCGCCGGCCGCGAGGAACTGCCCGAGCCGACGGGCTACCTCCGGAAGGCCATCTACGCCGACCACCCCGTCTTCGACGGCTTCGAGCGCCTGCGCGTGCCGACGCGCGAGCCGACGCCGTCGAGCCCGTTCGCCCGCTACGAGCGTCTGCTCCCGGAGCGCGCCGACGTGCTCGGCTGTACGGTCCGCGGCCCCGACGACGTCCCCCACGAGGCGACGCTGTTCTCCTGGCGGGTCGGCGACGGCGCCGTCCTCGGCGCCGGGACGGCGCTCGCGTTCGCCGGCGACGCCGACCACGCCGGCAACGGCCGGCGGCTGGTCGGGAACGCCCTCCGGTACCTCGCGGGCGACGCGGACGGCGGGGGCTCGCCCGTCCCCACCGGCCGACCGAAAGCCGCCGCGGGCCTCCGGGCCATGCGCGCGGCGCTCGCGGACGACCCCCACCGGCCGCGTTACCACCTCGCGCCGCCGGCGAACTGGCTCAACGACCCCAACGGCCTGTTCGAGTGGAACGGCCGCTACCACGTCTTCTACCAGTACAACCCCGGCGGGCCGTACCACCACGCGATCCACTGGGGGCACGCCGTCAGCGACGACCTCGTGCGCTGGCGGGACGAACCCGTCGCGTTGACGCCCTCGCCGAACGGACCCGACCGCGACGGCTGCTGGTCGGGGTGTGCGATCGACGACGACGGCGTCCCCGCCCTGCTCTACACCGGCGGCCGCGACCGGAAGCAGTTGCCGTGTCTCGCCACCGCGGCCGACGACGACCTGCGGTCGTGGCACAAGCACGACGCCAACCCGATCATCGACGCCGCGCCGGCCGACCTCGACGTCCTGGAGACCGACCACTGGGCCGCCGAGTTCCGCGACCACTGCGTCTGGCGCGAGGACGGGACGTGGTACCACGTCATCGGCTCCGGCGTCCGGGACGTCGGCGGCGCGGCCCTGCTCTACCGGGGCGAGGACCTCGAAAGCTGGGCGTACGTCGGCCCGCTGCTCGTCGGCGACTGGGACGGCGCCGGCGAGGTCTGGGAGTGTCCCGAACTGCTCGACCTCGGCGCGCGCGACCTGCTGCACGTCTCGAACTACGAGGAGGTGCGCTACTTCCTCGGCGAGACCGACCTCGGGACGGGCACCTTCGAACCCGAGGAGCGGGGGCTGCTCGACTACGGCGACTACTACGCCCCGCAGTCGATGACTCTCTCGGACGGTCGGACCCTCACGTGGGGGTGGCTCCCCGAGGCCCGGTCGGCGGCGGCCCAGTGGGACGCCGGCTGGTCGGGGACGCTCTCGCTGCCCCGGGAACTCTCGCTCGGCGAGGACGGGACGCTCCGCCAGCGCCCCGCGGCGGAACTCGAGGCGCTGCGGGGCGACCCGCTCGTCGACGCGACGCTCGCGCCGTCGGCCGGCGAGCCCGTTTCGGTCGCCGACGGTCGCGCGCTCGAACTCGCGCTCGAAGTCGGCCTCGGAGGGGCCGAGGCGGTCGACCTGCGCCTGTTCGAGACGCCCGACGGCGCCGAGCGGACGGTCCTGCGGTACGACGGCGAGTCGGTCACGGTCGACCGGCGTCGGTCGAGCCGCGACCCGGAGGCGACCGAGACCGCACAGTCGATGCCGGTCGACGCCGACGGCCCGCTCTCGCTGCGGGTCTTCGTCGACGGCTCCGTGATCGAGGCCTTCGCGAACGAGCGCCGCTGTCTCACGAGCCGGGTCTACCCCACGCTCGCCGACGCGACCGGCGTCTCGCTGGCGGCC